In Sphaeramia orbicularis chromosome 7, fSphaOr1.1, whole genome shotgun sequence, one genomic interval encodes:
- the rpl32 gene encoding large ribosomal subunit protein eL32: MAALRPLTKPKIVKKRTKKFIRHQSDRYVKIAKNWRKPRGIDNRVRRRFKGQMLMPNIGYGSNKKTKYMLPTGFKKFLVHNIKELEVLMMSNKTHCAEIAHNVSSKNRKLIVERAAQLAIKITNPNARLRSEENE, encoded by the exons ATGGCAGCCCTCAGGCCACTCACAAAGCCCAAGATTGTCAAAAAGAGAACCAAGAAGTTCATTCGCCATCAGTCTGACAGATATGTGAAGATTGCG AAAAACTGGCGTAAGCCCAGAGGTATTGACAACAGGGTCCGCAGGCGGTTCAAGGGCCAGATGTTGATGCCAAACATCGGTTATGGTAGCAACAAGAAGACCAAGTACATGCTGCCCACTGGCTTCAAGAAGTTCCTGGTGCACAATATTAAGGAGCTTGAGGTCCTCATGATGAGCAACAA GACTCACTGTGCAGAGATCGCCCATAACGTCTCCTCCAAGAACAGGAAGCTGATCGTGGAGAGGGCAGCTCAGCTGGCCATCAAGATCACTAACCCCAACGCCAGGCTCAGGAGCGAGGAGAACGAATAA
- the ssuh2rs1 gene encoding protein SSUH2 homolog isoform X1, translating to MESQPIMSHNRTYGVANPGYVPEAVAGAPAMFAPPAAGSFGPSAPPANMFDTVPGYEGTMAGEGGGFLPPPMPLNPVPQPQPGPEQPQWNIPSITEDTAKEAFALFASSKCCYSSAPAKEGGITNMEAFNTYRYRLETFTESRSTQWAQEPYHGQPVDAYSSPPPGPWDIPAKVPSFFQDSKQIIKVPYTSSMKTCHVCLGMGRKPCRDCAGAGNKACWVCNGSGYRHGDDRCHHCNGRGRENCSHCHGQGSKQCPTCHGKQQLLVYINLTVKWTNNSDNYVVEQSSGLQVENLSKVSGQELFRDSQYLVYPLMSFPDMAVVNASQRFVSEHQGKFSQTSRILQQRQTIELIPVTRVTYSWKGKSHIYFVYGNEFKVSTDDYPATCCCTVM from the exons ATGGAAAGTCAGCCAATTATGAG CCATAACAGGACTTACGGAGTGGCCAATCCAGGTTATGTACCAGAGGCGGTGGCAGGGGCTCCTG CAATGTTCGCCCCACCCGCTGCTGGTTCCTTCGGCCCCAGCGCTCCTCCGGCCAACATGTTTGATACAGTGCCTGGTTATGAAGGAACAATGGCCGGAGAAGGAG GTGGATTTCTTCCCCCTCCTATGCCTCTTAACCCAGTCCCGCAGCCCCAGCCTGGACCAGAACAACCACAATGGAA TATTCCCTCCATCACTGAGGACACGGCCAAGGAAGCCTTTGCGCTATTTGCCTCTAGCAAGTGTTGCTACAGTTCAGCGCCTGCAAAGGAAGGTGGGATCACCAATATGGAGGCCTTCAATACGTACAGA TACCGCCTGGAAACCTTTACTGAATCAAGATCCACACAGTGGGCTCAAGAGCCATACCATG GCCAGCCAGTGGATGCCTACTCCTCGCCTCCTCCAGGGCCATGGGATATTCCTGCTAAAGTCCCCAGCTTTTTTCAAGATTCCAAACAAATTATAAAAGTTCCTTACACTTCATCAATGAAA ACTTGCCATGTTTGTTTGGGAATGGGACGGAAACCTTGCAGAGACTGTGCTGGTGCTGGAAAT AAAGCTTGTTGGGTGTGCAACGGAAGTGGCTACCGACATGGAGATGATCGATGCCACCACTGCAATGGCAGAGGGAGGGAAAA CTGCAGCCACTGTCATGGGCAAGGATCAAAGCAGTGTCCCACATGTCATGGGAAACAACAGCTTCTGGTTTACATCAACCTCACTGTGAAATG GACCAACAACTCTGATAACTATGTTGTGGAACAGTCAAGTGGACTCCAAGTGGAAAACCTGAGCAAAGTGTCTGGCCAAGAGCTTTTTAGAGACTCCCAGTACCTG GTATACCCACTGATGAGTTTCCCAGACATGGCAGTGGTGAATGCTTCACAGCGCTTTGTCAGTGAACACCAGGGCAAGTTCTCCCAGACATCAAGAATTCTGCAGCAG CGTCAAACTATAGAGCTGATCCCTGTCACCAGGGTGACCTACTCTTGGAAAGGGAAATCACACATCTACTTCGTTTATGGGAATGAGTTTAAAGTTAGTACAGATGACTATCCTGCTACCTGTTGTTGTACTGTGATGTAA
- the ssuh2rs1 gene encoding protein SSUH2 homolog isoform X2, whose translation MFAPPAAGSFGPSAPPANMFDTVPGYEGTMAGEGGGFLPPPMPLNPVPQPQPGPEQPQWNIPSITEDTAKEAFALFASSKCCYSSAPAKEGGITNMEAFNTYRYRLETFTESRSTQWAQEPYHGQPVDAYSSPPPGPWDIPAKVPSFFQDSKQIIKVPYTSSMKTCHVCLGMGRKPCRDCAGAGNKACWVCNGSGYRHGDDRCHHCNGRGRENCSHCHGQGSKQCPTCHGKQQLLVYINLTVKWTNNSDNYVVEQSSGLQVENLSKVSGQELFRDSQYLVYPLMSFPDMAVVNASQRFVSEHQGKFSQTSRILQQRQTIELIPVTRVTYSWKGKSHIYFVYGNEFKVSTDDYPATCCCTVM comes from the exons ATGTTCGCCCCACCCGCTGCTGGTTCCTTCGGCCCCAGCGCTCCTCCGGCCAACATGTTTGATACAGTGCCTGGTTATGAAGGAACAATGGCCGGAGAAGGAG GTGGATTTCTTCCCCCTCCTATGCCTCTTAACCCAGTCCCGCAGCCCCAGCCTGGACCAGAACAACCACAATGGAA TATTCCCTCCATCACTGAGGACACGGCCAAGGAAGCCTTTGCGCTATTTGCCTCTAGCAAGTGTTGCTACAGTTCAGCGCCTGCAAAGGAAGGTGGGATCACCAATATGGAGGCCTTCAATACGTACAGA TACCGCCTGGAAACCTTTACTGAATCAAGATCCACACAGTGGGCTCAAGAGCCATACCATG GCCAGCCAGTGGATGCCTACTCCTCGCCTCCTCCAGGGCCATGGGATATTCCTGCTAAAGTCCCCAGCTTTTTTCAAGATTCCAAACAAATTATAAAAGTTCCTTACACTTCATCAATGAAA ACTTGCCATGTTTGTTTGGGAATGGGACGGAAACCTTGCAGAGACTGTGCTGGTGCTGGAAAT AAAGCTTGTTGGGTGTGCAACGGAAGTGGCTACCGACATGGAGATGATCGATGCCACCACTGCAATGGCAGAGGGAGGGAAAA CTGCAGCCACTGTCATGGGCAAGGATCAAAGCAGTGTCCCACATGTCATGGGAAACAACAGCTTCTGGTTTACATCAACCTCACTGTGAAATG GACCAACAACTCTGATAACTATGTTGTGGAACAGTCAAGTGGACTCCAAGTGGAAAACCTGAGCAAAGTGTCTGGCCAAGAGCTTTTTAGAGACTCCCAGTACCTG GTATACCCACTGATGAGTTTCCCAGACATGGCAGTGGTGAATGCTTCACAGCGCTTTGTCAGTGAACACCAGGGCAAGTTCTCCCAGACATCAAGAATTCTGCAGCAG CGTCAAACTATAGAGCTGATCCCTGTCACCAGGGTGACCTACTCTTGGAAAGGGAAATCACACATCTACTTCGTTTATGGGAATGAGTTTAAAGTTAGTACAGATGACTATCCTGCTACCTGTTGTTGTACTGTGATGTAA
- the dcaf1 gene encoding DDB1- and CUL4-associated factor 1 has protein sequence MASVSASVDSKAELTALLEQWEREQQGATQDLVNILTKISELVEKETEEYHKADPDPFDDRHPGRADPECVLGHLLKILFKNDDFMNTLVNSYVMTSREFSLNAAACRLLQNIMPGLETAVVFQEKEGIVEKLFKWAQEAEQPLRIYATGLLAGAMENQDIAANYREENSVLVPLMLQRLRELQDKDAENRREIKRPSPRKTLSGTLLPLDEEAVDGGFEEKPFTPARNGAEREGIGPEEDGEIPFSTIEPENELSFRLNSPHKTSSRANSAVKTMMKPMSAPVSLTPQGMSDGSSYLRRKTERDSGRISKQKLNFSLPDPERNFSELSNSSWSEMSPWVIGNNYHLYPLTPEIEQRLILQYLTPLGEYQELLAVFMQMGARELLMHYMDLKQTNDVQLTFEALKYLASLLLHKKFAAEFVAHGGVQKLLEIPRPSMAATGVSLCLYYLAYNQDAMERVCMLPHSILSDVVGYTLWLLECSHASGCCHATMFFSISFSFRAVLELFDKQDGLRRLVNLISTLEILNPEDQGALLSDDEIFSSRQTAKHTCMALRRYFEAHLAIKVEQVKQSLQRTEGGAPIHSPPYYKAVSYSREQVVEMMEFLIEYGPLRLYWEPAEVFHKLSCVQLLLQLISIACDWRTYYGRSDTVRYALDILSILTVVPKTQLLLSEAVAVLDEGGSTVSTIGMSIVLAVAEGEVFVNDADIQKSALQVVINCVCAPDKRMSSIGKFIAGTPRRRLPQQTKASESVLTKMWNVVQSNNGIKVLLSLLTVKMPITDADQIRALACKALVGLSRSSSVRQIISKLPLFSSGHIQQLMKEPVLQDKRSEHVKFCKFAAELIERISGKPLLIGTDVSLAWLQRASVVAQSRITFPEKELLLLIRNHLVAKGLQDTATALTKEADLPMACLSHASHSSSAFPPVPVPPPPASPVTTLPRTPRLANGVGSRLANHPPHSSTAGSSHPQTRPCTAQPTTAATALPPTSVPHCSNGSPLIGRICFSRERPMGCGTVSCKKPRVLRQKSDHGAFSQSPAMKKQFDRHLPSPPALDSIITEYLREQHARCKNPVATCPPFSLFTPHQCPEPKQRRQAPTNFTSRHTRRVIYPKYGGVDGGCFDRHLIFSRFRPISVFREADEDESGFMCCAFSARERFLMLGTCTGQLKLYNVFTGQEEASYSCHSSAITHLEPSRDGSLLLTSASWSYPLSALWGMKSVFIMKHSFPGDHYVEFSKLSQDRVIGTKEHIARIYDIQTGQVTLTLNNPDLANNYKRNCATFNPTDDLVLNDGVLWDVRTAQAIHKFDKFNMNISGVFHPNGLEVIINTEIWDLRTFHLLHTVPALDQCRIVFNNNGTVIYGAMLQADDEDDMMEMQMKTPFGSSFRTFNATDYKPIATIDVKRNIFDLCTDTKDCYLAVIENQDSVNTDTVCRLYEVGRQRLAEEEEDEEDQEDDDQEEDDDDDDDSDDDVDTDPLIAELENENGGDDEDDEEEDDGNEEFSPSDEEVARLLEEDVEDAEDVGDDDDEDDNDEDDSDNDDIDLDGDNDSSDNSDLEDDIILSLNE, from the exons ATGGCGTCAGTATCTGCCAGTGTGGACTCGAAGGCAGAGCTGACGGCTCTGTTGGAGCAGTGGGAGAGGGAGCAACAGGGCGCCACACAAGACCTGGTTAACATTCTAACCAA AATATCAGAACTTGTTGAAAAAGAGACAGAGGAGTATCACAAAGCCGACCCAGACCCTTTTGATGACCGACATCCTG GGAGAGCTGATCCAGAGTGCGTGTTAGGACACCTGCTCAAGATCTTGTTCAAGAATGACGACTTCATGAACACG CTGGTGAATAGCTATGTAATGACAAGCAGAGAATTTTCCCTCAATGCTGCAGCTTGTCGCTTGCTACAGAATATCATGCCTGGGCTGGAAACAGCTGTGGTATTTCAGGAAAAG GAGGGAATAGTTGAAAAGCTGTTTAAATGGGCTCAAGAGGCTGAGCAGCCTCTTCGAATCTATGCCACTGGCTTGTTGGCAGGTGCCATGGAAAACCAGGATATTGCAGCAAACTACAGGGAGGAGAACTCTGTGTTG GTACCTCTGATGCTGCAGCGGCTGCGTGAGCTTCAGGATAAAGATGCTGAGAACAGAAGAGAAATTAAACGTCCCAGCCCTAGGAAGACCCTGAGTGGAACTTTGCTACCCCTGGATGAGGAGGCTGTTGATGGTGGCTTTGAGGAGAAGCCCTTCACACCTGCAAGAAACGGAGCCGAAAGGGAGGGGATCGGGCCAGAAGAAGATGGTGAAATCCCATTTTCAACCATTGAGCCCGAAAACGAGCTGTCTTTCCGTCTCAACTCTCCCCACAAGACCAGCAGCCGCGCCAACTCGGCTGTTAAAACCATGATGAAACCCATGTCTGCCCCTGTTTCACTGACACCCCAAGGCATGTCTGATGGCAGCAGTTATCTGAGAAGAAAAACAGAGAGGGACAGCGGCAGGATCTCAAAACAGAAGCTGAATTTCTCTTTGCCGGATCCAGAGAGGAACTTCAGTGAACTTTCCAACAGCAGCTGGTCTGAAATGAGCCCCTGGGTGATTGGCAACAACTATCACCTATACCCGCTGACCCCAGAAATTGAGCAAAGACTCATCCTTCAGTATCTCACCCCTCTGGGGGAGTATCAGGAG CTGCTGGCAGTGTTCATGCAGATGGGAGCTCGTGAACTTCTCATGCATTATATGGATCTGAAGCAGACCAATGATGTACAGCTCACCTTTGAAGCCCTCAAG TATCTGGCATCTCTGCTGCTGCACAAGAAGTTTGCTGCAGAGTTTGTAGCTCATGGAGGAGTTCAGAAGTTGCTGGAAATTCCTAGGCCGTCAATGGCTGCCACTGGAGTGTCTCTGTGCCTGTACTATCTCGCCTATAATCAGGATGCAATGGAAAGG GTTTGTATGTTGCCCCACTCCATCCTGTCAGATGTGGTTGGTTACACGCTGTGGCTGTTGGAATGTTCACATGCATCTGGCTGCTGCCACGCCACCATGTTTTTCTCCATATCTTTTTCTTTCCGAGCCGTCCTGGAGCTTTTTGACAAGCAGGATGGGCTTCGACGCCTTGtcaatctg ATTAGCACACTGGAGATCCTGAACCCTGAGGACCAGGGAGCGCTGCTAAGTGATGATGAGATTTTCTCCAGTAGGCAGACAGCCAAGCACACCTGCATGGCCTTGCGTAGGTACTTTGAGGCCCATCTGGCAATCAAGGTGGAACAGGTGAAGCAATCTTTACAGCGCACAGAGGGGGGTGCCCCCATCCACTCTCCACCATACTACAAG GCTGTCAGCTATAGCCGTGAGCAGGTGGTGGAAATGATGGAGTTTCTAATTGAGTATGGTCCACTCAGACTATACTGGGAACCAGCGGAGGTCTTTCACAAGCTGTCTTGTGTCCAGCTCCTCCTGCAGCTCATTTCTATTGCCTGTGACTGGAGAACCTACTATGGCAG AAGTGACACAGTGCGTTATGCACTCGACATCCTCAGTATCCTCACAGTTGTCCCAAAGACACAACTGCTGTTGTCTGAAGCTGTTGCTGTGCTTGATGAAGGAGGATCCACTGTTTCCACTATTG gaaTGAGTATAGTCCTGGCAGTGGCAGAGGGAGAAGTATTTGTGAACGATGCTGACATTCAGAAATCAGCTCTGCAGGTCGTCATCAACTGTGTCTGTGCTCCAGACAAACGCATGTCCAGCATTGGCAAGTTTATTGCAGGCACCCCCCGACGTCGCCTTCCCCAGCAGACCAAAGCCAGTGAGAGTGTGCTCACTAAGATGTGGAATGTGGTGCAGTCTAACAATGGAATCAAG GTATTGCTGTCTCTCTTGACAGTAAAGATGCCCATTACAGATGCAGATCAGATACGTGCCTTGGCCTGTAAGGCCCTAGTGGGTCTGTCTCGCTCTAGCTCTGTTAGACAGATCATCAGCAAGCTGCCTTTGTTCAGCAGTGGACACATCCAGCAGCTCATGAAGGAACCTGTGCTGCAGGACAAACGCAGCGAACATGTTAAGTTTTGCAAGTTTGCTGCCGAGCTCATAGAACGGATTTCTGGGAAACCCTTGTTGATTGGTACAGATGTGTCTCTGGCATGGCTGCAGAGGGCCAGTGTGGTCGCTCAGTCCAGGATCACCTTTCCAGAGAAAGAGCTGCTCCTGCTTATCCGGAACCATCTTGTGGCCAAGGGCCTTCAGGACACAGCCACCGCACTCACCAAGGAGGCCGATCTCCCAATGGCATGTCTGTCTCATGCATCACATTCATCTTCTGCTTTCCCTCCTGTTCCCGTCccacctcctcctgcctctcctgtCACTACTCTACCAAGGACCCCACGACTGGCCAATGGTGTCGGGTCGAGACTCGCAAACCATCCCCCTCATTCATCCACAGCAGGATCTAGTCATCCACAGACACGCCCCTGCACAGCCCAGCCTACGACTGCTGCTACTGCTTTGCCCCCGACATCAGTCCCTCACTGTAGCAACGGCTCTCCTCTGATTGGACGAATTTGTTTCTCTCGTGAACGCCCAATGGGTTGTGGTACAGTGAGCTGTAAGAAACCCCGGGTGCTGAGGCAGAAATCTGATCATGGGGCCTTTAGTCAGAGTCCAGCCATGAAGAAGCAGTTTGACAGACACCTACCCTCCCCACCTGCATTAGACAGCATCATCACAGAGTACCTGAGGGAACAACATGCTCGCTGTAAAAACCCTGTCGCTACCTGCCCACCTTTCTCACTCTTCACCCCCCATCAATGCCCTGAACCCAAACAGAGACGCCAGGCACCCACAAACTTTACATCTCGACATACGCGAAGAGTCATTTATCCAAAATATGGAGGCGTAGATGGAGGATGCTTTGACCGGCATCTCATCTTCAGCAG GTTCCGTCCCATCTCTGTGTTCAGGGAGGCAGACGAGGATGAGAGCGGATTCATGTGTTGTGCCTTCTCAGCCCGCGAGCGCTTCCTAATGCTTGGAACATGCACAGGGCAGCTCAAGCTCTATAATGTGTTTACAGGACAGGAGGAAGCTAGCTACAGCTGTCACAGTTCAGCCATCACTCACCTGGAGCCTTCACGG gatggctccCTGCTCTTAACATCCGCTTCTTGGAGTTACCCGCTGTCTGCACTGTGGGGCATGAAATCTGTGTTCATCATGAA GCATTCCTTCCCTGGCGACCATTATGTGGAGTTCAGTAAGCTGTCACAGGATCGTGTTATAGGTACAAAGGAACATATAGCACGT ATCTATGACATCCAGACTGGGCAGGTAACGCTGACTCTAAATAACCCTGACCTGGCTAACAACTACAAGAGGAACTGTGCCACCTTCAACCCCACAGATGACCTTGTATTGAACGACGGTGTGCTGTGGGATGTGCGCACGGCTCAGGCTATTCATAAGTTTGACAAATTCAACATGAACATCAGCGGCGTGTTCCATCCCAATGGCCTGGAGGTCATCATAAACACGGAAATT TGGGACCTGCGAACTTTCCACCTTCTCCACACAGTTCCAGCTCTGGACCAATGCAGAATAGTCTTCAACAACAATGGCACAGTCATCTATGGAG CAATGTTGCAGgcggatgatgaagatgacatgATGGAGATGCAGATGAAGACTCCATTTGGTTCATCATTCAGGACCTTCAATGCCACAGACTACAAACCGATTG CAACAATTGATGTCAAAAGGAATATTTTTGACCTGTGCACAGATACAAAAGACTGCTACTTAGCTGTGATTGAG AACCAAGACTCTGTCAACACCGACACAGTATGCAGGCTGTATGAAGTGGGCCGACAGAGACttgcagaggaagaggaggacgaggaggatcAG GAGGATGACGATCAAGAAGAagacgatgacgacgatgacgaTTCAGATGATGATGTCGATACGGATCCCCTAATCGCCGAGCTGGAGAATGAGAACGGtggagatgatgaagatgacgaggAGGAAGATGACGGGAACGAAGAATTCTCTCCGTCCGATGAAGAGGTTGCGCGTCTTCTCGAAGAGGATGTTGAGGATGCGGAGGACGTTGGAGATGACGATGATGAGGATGACAATGATGAGGATGACTCTGATAACGATGATATCGATCTAGATGGTGATAATG ACAGCTCTGACAACTCTGACCTTGAGGATGACATCATCTTATCCCTGAATGAGTGA